One Mycobacterium sp. SMC-4 DNA window includes the following coding sequences:
- a CDS encoding cytochrome P450 — MVSVQIRYDPFDASILNDPYPTYRSLRDTAPVYRAEESHTWVLSRHADVQAAALDHGTYSSVDGIFPTPPGSDFIGSFLPMMIVMDPPRHDQLRALVSRAFTPRRVAGLQGAITQMAAELFERLDEGSGSADFVTDFAAILPAAVIADLLGIPATDRDQFRLWSSQLVQVDVNHGQTTDALTAATSIYAYFTDFLADRRQTPREDMMSALANATVDGIRLTDEEVLGFCALLLVAGYETTTNLLGNSAVVLAQHRQTRRRLAADRTLLGPAVEELLRYDSPAQGLSRTLTRDVTLHDTTMRQGEKVLLLFGSANRDERAFPDPDVFDIERTSEHQVAFGRGIHFCLGAALARMEARIALDALLDKVPDWEVDLESARRLRSGPIRGYTSLPITWTTPV; from the coding sequence GTGGTCTCGGTGCAAATTCGTTACGACCCGTTCGACGCCTCGATTCTCAACGACCCCTATCCGACGTATCGGTCGTTGCGTGACACGGCTCCGGTGTACCGCGCCGAGGAATCCCATACCTGGGTGTTGAGCCGGCACGCCGACGTCCAGGCCGCAGCACTGGATCACGGCACGTACTCCTCGGTGGACGGCATCTTCCCCACCCCACCGGGATCGGACTTCATCGGCTCGTTCCTGCCGATGATGATCGTGATGGACCCTCCGCGCCACGACCAGTTGCGTGCCCTGGTGAGCCGGGCGTTCACTCCCCGGCGGGTGGCCGGGCTGCAGGGCGCCATCACACAGATGGCCGCGGAGTTGTTCGAGCGCCTCGACGAGGGCTCTGGTTCGGCGGACTTCGTGACCGACTTCGCCGCGATCCTGCCCGCCGCGGTGATCGCCGATCTACTGGGCATTCCCGCCACCGATCGTGATCAGTTCCGATTGTGGTCGAGCCAACTGGTCCAGGTCGACGTCAACCACGGACAAACCACCGACGCACTGACCGCCGCCACCTCGATCTACGCCTACTTCACCGACTTCCTCGCCGACCGCCGCCAAACCCCCCGCGAGGACATGATGTCGGCGTTGGCGAACGCCACAGTCGACGGGATCAGACTGACCGACGAGGAAGTCCTCGGCTTCTGCGCGCTGCTGCTCGTCGCGGGCTACGAGACCACCACCAATCTGCTGGGGAACTCCGCGGTCGTGCTGGCCCAGCATCGGCAGACCCGCCGACGCCTGGCCGCCGATCGAACACTATTGGGGCCGGCAGTTGAGGAGTTGCTGCGCTACGACTCACCGGCACAGGGACTTTCACGAACCCTGACCCGCGACGTCACACTGCACGACACGACCATGCGTCAAGGTGAGAAGGTGCTGCTGCTGTTCGGGTCGGCCAACCGCGACGAGCGCGCCTTCCCCGATCCTGACGTGTTCGACATCGAGCGCACCAGTGAGCACCAGGTCGCCTTCGGTCGCGGCATCCACTTCTGTCTGGGCGCGGCACTGGCGCGGATGGAGGCCCGCATCGCTCTGGATGCTCTGTTGGACAAGGTGCCCGACTGGGAGGTCGATCTTGAATCGGCGCGGCGGCTGCGGTCCGGACCGATCCGCGGCTACACATCGCTGCCCATCACTTGGACCACACCGGTCTAG
- a CDS encoding RND family transporter: MTDGTADSPGQATRRGQRDNGSPNPAETREYSERLAALARFTLRHKALVIGVWLGAAVVLALLFPQLETVVRQQSVDLIPRDAPSLQTVDRMSAAFGEEGSKTMVFVAMEDPNGLTPTARQRYGELVRRLQGEGNHVLLVQDLLSDPITEAQAVSADRKAWYLPVGVTGTLGDPTAAESVNAVRNIAAEVFTGSTTTVQVTGPPATFSDMIASAEHDLLLISIATAGVIALILLIVYRSVFTALLPLLVIGLSLAVGRGVLSALGEMGMPVSQFTVAFMTAILLGAGTDYTVFLISRYHEQRRAQVPADQAVIHATASIGRVILASAATVALAFLAMVFARLSVFAALGPACAIAVLFGFLATVTLLPPVLSLAAKRGIGEPKPDRTRRYWNSVAVAVVRRPVPLLIVSLVILLALSAAAATIKISYDDRKGQPDTTASNLGYHLLDRHFRKDVVISEFLVVENPTDMRTGKGLADLDEMASRVSQIPGVTKVSGVTRPTGERLDQAELAWQNGQIGDKMAGAVAEGNSRKDDLTKLTDGADQLADGLAQLDSTVRTAFTPLAGILTQAQSAGTQVNQFRPLLQQLSATAPAVDQAIQSGPGLRPLANQAQNAITQLDPLVGALNTSPWCATTPQCAQIRNQVQILVTLRDNGFFNQIADLGDRYDPATNATVGGTLANVQNAVASLDKAFGALGDPADLTTNLRRLQDGIGQLASGAQALATGVRTLADSNIEMLSGMSQIATQLQNSSRAAADSDSSSGFYLPANAFENRQFTDVAEQFLSPDGKTARFMIESSHDPYSVEAMDLASRITDTANTARPNTSLADATVSVAGFPAVNSDIQRLLWADFAQLAIATIIIVGVILVLLLRALLAPLYLLGTVVLNYLASLGIGVVVFQWGLGHEIAWPVPLLAFIILVAVGADYNMLLVSRLREESGTNIRVGVLRTVANTGAVITSAGLIFAASMFGLMVGSVAIMIQAGLIIGFGLLLDTFLVRTLTVPAIATLLREASWWPTKATNPRPGQTNPGGIKDAPHVLVQER; the protein is encoded by the coding sequence GTGACCGACGGCACTGCAGATTCCCCAGGCCAGGCCACGCGCCGTGGCCAGCGGGACAACGGATCCCCCAACCCGGCCGAAACCCGCGAGTACAGCGAACGGTTGGCAGCGCTAGCCCGATTCACCCTCCGACACAAAGCGCTGGTCATCGGGGTATGGCTAGGCGCCGCGGTCGTCCTCGCGTTGCTGTTCCCCCAGCTAGAAACCGTGGTGCGCCAACAGTCGGTGGACCTCATCCCTCGCGATGCGCCGTCCTTGCAGACGGTTGACCGCATGAGCGCCGCTTTCGGCGAAGAAGGCTCAAAAACCATGGTGTTCGTCGCCATGGAAGACCCCAATGGCTTGACTCCGACTGCACGGCAGCGCTACGGCGAACTCGTGCGCCGGTTGCAGGGCGAAGGCAACCACGTCCTGCTGGTGCAGGACCTACTGTCCGATCCGATTACCGAAGCCCAGGCAGTCAGCGCCGACCGCAAAGCTTGGTACCTGCCCGTAGGTGTCACCGGCACCCTCGGAGACCCCACGGCCGCCGAATCGGTAAACGCGGTGCGCAACATCGCCGCCGAGGTCTTCACCGGCTCGACCACGACTGTGCAAGTGACGGGACCACCGGCAACCTTCAGCGACATGATCGCATCCGCCGAGCACGACCTGCTGCTGATCTCAATCGCTACCGCGGGCGTGATCGCCCTGATCCTGCTGATCGTCTACCGGTCGGTGTTCACCGCGCTGTTACCGCTGCTAGTAATCGGGTTGAGCCTGGCAGTCGGGCGCGGCGTGCTGTCCGCCCTCGGCGAGATGGGCATGCCCGTCTCCCAGTTCACCGTCGCCTTCATGACTGCGATCCTGCTCGGCGCGGGAACCGACTACACCGTATTTCTGATCAGCCGATACCACGAACAGCGCCGCGCCCAAGTACCCGCCGATCAGGCCGTCATCCACGCCACCGCCAGCATCGGGCGCGTCATCCTCGCCTCCGCCGCCACCGTCGCACTCGCGTTCCTGGCCATGGTCTTCGCGCGGCTCAGCGTCTTCGCCGCCCTTGGCCCCGCGTGTGCCATCGCCGTACTGTTCGGATTTCTGGCCACCGTAACCCTGCTGCCACCGGTGCTGTCGCTAGCCGCCAAACGCGGCATCGGTGAACCCAAACCCGATCGCACCCGCCGCTACTGGAACAGCGTCGCCGTCGCCGTGGTCCGCCGTCCCGTGCCACTACTCATCGTCAGCCTGGTCATCTTGCTCGCCCTGTCGGCAGCGGCAGCAACCATCAAAATCAGCTACGACGACCGCAAGGGCCAACCAGACACCACGGCCAGCAACCTGGGCTACCACCTGCTGGACCGCCACTTCCGCAAAGACGTCGTCATCAGCGAATTCCTCGTCGTGGAAAATCCGACCGACATGCGGACCGGCAAAGGACTGGCCGATCTTGACGAGATGGCCTCCCGCGTCTCCCAGATCCCCGGCGTCACCAAGGTTTCCGGAGTCACCCGCCCCACCGGAGAGCGCCTCGACCAAGCAGAACTGGCCTGGCAGAACGGCCAGATCGGCGACAAAATGGCCGGCGCCGTCGCCGAGGGCAACTCCCGCAAGGACGACCTCACCAAACTCACCGACGGCGCCGACCAGCTCGCCGACGGCCTCGCCCAACTCGACAGCACCGTGCGCACCGCCTTCACACCACTAGCCGGAATCCTCACCCAAGCCCAATCCGCAGGAACTCAGGTCAACCAATTCCGGCCGCTGCTGCAACAACTTTCCGCCACTGCCCCCGCCGTCGACCAAGCCATCCAATCCGGCCCAGGACTACGACCGCTGGCCAACCAAGCCCAAAACGCAATCACTCAACTCGACCCACTCGTCGGCGCCCTCAACACCTCACCCTGGTGCGCCACCACCCCACAATGCGCCCAAATCCGCAACCAGGTCCAGATCCTGGTCACTCTGCGCGACAACGGATTCTTCAACCAAATCGCCGACCTCGGGGACCGCTACGATCCCGCCACCAATGCCACCGTTGGTGGCACCCTCGCCAACGTCCAGAACGCAGTCGCCTCACTGGACAAGGCATTCGGAGCCCTGGGTGACCCCGCCGACCTGACCACAAATCTCCGCCGATTGCAGGACGGAATCGGACAGCTGGCCTCCGGCGCCCAAGCACTCGCCACCGGCGTCCGCACCCTCGCCGACAGCAACATCGAAATGCTGTCCGGCATGAGCCAGATCGCCACCCAACTACAGAACTCCTCGCGCGCAGCGGCCGACTCCGACTCCTCGAGCGGTTTCTACCTGCCCGCCAACGCATTCGAGAACCGGCAATTCACCGACGTCGCCGAACAATTCCTCTCACCGGACGGCAAAACAGCGCGGTTCATGATCGAAAGCAGCCACGACCCATACAGCGTTGAAGCCATGGACCTCGCCAGCCGCATCACCGACACCGCCAACACCGCACGACCCAACACGTCACTCGCCGACGCCACCGTGTCCGTAGCCGGCTTCCCCGCCGTCAACTCCGATATCCAACGACTCCTCTGGGCCGACTTCGCACAACTAGCCATCGCCACCATCATCATCGTCGGCGTCATCCTGGTCCTACTACTGCGCGCACTCCTAGCACCGCTCTACCTACTAGGCACCGTCGTGCTCAACTACCTCGCATCACTCGGCATCGGCGTCGTAGTCTTCCAATGGGGACTGGGCCACGAAATCGCCTGGCCCGTACCGCTGCTGGCGTTCATCATCCTCGTCGCCGTCGGCGCCGACTACAACATGCTGCTCGTCTCACGGCTCCGCGAAGAATCCGGAACCAACATCCGCGTCGGCGTCCTGCGCACCGTGGCAAACACCGGAGCCGTCATCACCTCCGCTGGCCTCATATTCGCCGCCAGCATGTTCGGCCTCATGGTCGGCTCAGTCGCCATCATGATCCAAGCCGGCCTCATCATCGGCTTCGGGCTGCTGCTCGACACCTTCCTCGTGCGCACCCTCACCGTGCCCGCCATCGCCACACTCCTACGCGAAGCCAGCTGGTGGCCCACCAAAGCAACAAACCCGCGACCCGGTCAGACCAACCCAGGAGGCATTAAGGACGCACCTCACGTGCTGGTCCAGGAGAGGTGA
- a CDS encoding TetR/AcrR family transcriptional regulator, whose protein sequence is MRKIPRQISDRLPAAADLFAEKGLNDSKIEDVAAVTGVPKATLYYYFAGKEDILAFLLEDLLKDIFDAVTAIVHTGGTGAERLELVIRAQLRAMAQRPAVCRALIGELGRAARMPAIAEMINTAYQQPVETLLIEGARDGSLVAQPDARSTSIALFGAVTINALMYLVTDNHLDETVVASTLSAVMFDGLRPRTGDQS, encoded by the coding sequence ATGCGCAAGATTCCACGTCAGATCTCTGACCGGCTTCCCGCCGCGGCGGACTTGTTCGCCGAGAAGGGGCTCAACGACTCCAAGATCGAAGACGTCGCCGCGGTGACCGGTGTGCCGAAAGCGACGCTGTACTACTACTTCGCCGGTAAAGAGGACATCCTTGCTTTCCTGCTCGAAGACCTCCTCAAGGACATCTTCGATGCTGTGACCGCGATCGTGCACACCGGCGGCACCGGTGCCGAACGCCTCGAACTCGTGATCCGCGCACAACTGCGGGCAATGGCGCAGCGGCCAGCGGTATGCCGTGCACTCATCGGCGAATTGGGACGAGCGGCCCGCATGCCGGCTATCGCCGAGATGATCAATACCGCCTACCAACAACCCGTCGAAACCCTGCTCATCGAAGGGGCCCGCGACGGATCCCTCGTCGCTCAGCCCGATGCGCGATCGACGTCGATTGCGCTGTTCGGCGCGGTCACCATCAATGCACTCATGTACCTGGTCACCGATAACCACCTCGACGAGACGGTGGTCGCCAGCACCCTCAGCGCCGTCATGTTCGACGGGCTGCGCCCGCGCACAGGAGACCAGTCATGA
- a CDS encoding TetR/AcrR family transcriptional regulator, which produces MSAEERHRNRRTRLIEAATELIGTRGVAAATVTAVCAESGVTSRYFYQHFSDRDALLRAVYQQLYATFQEVIVDAIPDAGEPPEVLAYAPIRRLVGMIDNDPRLGRILFVESATEPLLRELRSELMAGFTDLVLREARLHLDIADSAVGVAHLASTLGVGGLFEVLRRRLDGELEFTTDELVQHCAGFLGSLGNYVLLQNTGQSATTEAQT; this is translated from the coding sequence ATGTCCGCCGAGGAGCGTCACCGGAACCGGCGCACCCGTCTCATCGAGGCCGCAACGGAGTTGATCGGCACGCGCGGCGTTGCCGCCGCCACTGTGACTGCCGTCTGCGCTGAATCGGGTGTCACGTCACGGTACTTCTACCAGCACTTCTCCGACCGAGACGCACTCCTGCGGGCTGTCTACCAGCAGCTCTATGCCACCTTCCAGGAGGTGATAGTCGACGCGATCCCCGATGCCGGCGAGCCACCGGAGGTATTGGCGTACGCGCCAATCCGCAGGCTGGTCGGCATGATCGACAACGACCCGCGGCTGGGTCGGATCCTGTTCGTGGAATCTGCAACCGAGCCGCTGCTCCGAGAGCTACGCAGCGAACTAATGGCAGGTTTCACCGACCTTGTCTTGCGCGAAGCCAGACTTCACCTCGACATCGCCGACTCTGCCGTGGGGGTTGCCCATTTGGCTTCGACCTTGGGCGTGGGAGGGCTATTCGAAGTCTTGCGCCGCCGACTCGACGGAGAACTGGAATTCACCACAGATGAACTCGTTCAGCACTGCGCAGGTTTCCTGGGCAGCCTAGGCAATTACGTGCTGCTGCAGAACACGGGCCAGTCGGCCACAACCGAAGCGCAAACCTAG
- a CDS encoding metal-dependent hydrolase has protein sequence MSDDSSTRPTARVVPKPRRVRFDMPAGTSRQHFVDGDLVMSHFVSTLSATFPEGEDFFIRSVREYRDHISDADLKEAVKGFIAQEATHRHQHRLLNDRLQAMGYPTEGIDRHVKKLVGRLEKRFSPKMRLAVTAALEHYTATFAEIILTSDEAQELIGDTEVRPILLWHALEECEHKAVAFDVYETVGGSERTRVWGMRIASLLLFSELVIQTTRSLAGDRSAYNPVRLLRSLRAFRHNPLFSPAAIARFRSYTRAGFHPDDWDSAEILERWTKELFDADGGQQVRSGV, from the coding sequence ATGAGCGACGATTCGTCCACACGGCCCACCGCACGGGTCGTCCCGAAGCCCCGCCGTGTTCGATTCGATATGCCTGCTGGGACCAGTCGGCAGCACTTCGTTGATGGCGACTTGGTGATGAGCCACTTTGTGTCCACCTTGTCGGCCACGTTCCCCGAAGGCGAAGACTTCTTTATCCGGTCAGTCCGCGAGTACCGGGACCACATCAGCGACGCTGACCTCAAGGAGGCGGTCAAGGGGTTTATCGCACAAGAGGCCACCCACCGACACCAGCATCGGCTGCTCAACGATCGGCTTCAAGCAATGGGCTATCCCACCGAGGGGATCGATCGGCATGTCAAGAAGCTGGTTGGCCGACTTGAGAAGCGTTTTTCTCCCAAGATGCGCCTGGCTGTGACGGCCGCCCTCGAGCACTACACGGCGACATTCGCCGAGATCATTCTCACCAGCGACGAAGCTCAAGAACTGATCGGCGACACCGAAGTGCGGCCTATTCTGCTCTGGCACGCACTGGAAGAATGCGAGCATAAGGCCGTTGCTTTCGATGTCTACGAGACGGTCGGTGGAAGCGAACGCACCAGGGTCTGGGGGATGCGGATCGCCAGCCTCCTCTTGTTCAGCGAGTTGGTCATCCAGACCACCCGCTCTCTGGCTGGTGACCGTTCCGCCTACAACCCGGTGCGCTTGCTGCGCAGCCTTCGAGCCTTCCGTCATAACCCGCTATTCAGCCCAGCAGCAATTGCGCGCTTTCGCTCCTACACCCGCGCCGGATTTCATCCCGACGACTGGGACAGCGCAGAAATCCTCGAACGCTGGACCAAGGAACTCTTCGACGCCGATGGTGGCCAGCAAGTGCGTAGTGGCGTCTAG
- a CDS encoding PaaI family thioesterase: MVVAVTFAHFDEQIADQLLRSPNTAGGLSRFLSFRHTELAAGRLVAEMETRAELLTPFGTLHGGCLSAMVDHCLGVVFYPVIPAGSWVATTEFKLNLLRPVSTGVCVAVTDIVSLGKRSGVARIDISNGDKAVCVAQGTVTIVNAAGNAL; this comes from the coding sequence ATGGTGGTGGCAGTGACATTCGCGCACTTCGATGAGCAGATCGCCGACCAGCTGCTCAGATCGCCGAACACAGCAGGTGGACTGTCGAGGTTTCTGAGCTTTCGGCACACCGAACTCGCCGCCGGTCGGCTGGTGGCAGAGATGGAAACCCGTGCCGAACTGCTCACACCCTTCGGCACCCTGCACGGCGGATGTCTATCGGCGATGGTCGACCACTGTCTCGGAGTCGTGTTCTACCCCGTCATTCCGGCCGGATCATGGGTCGCCACCACCGAATTCAAGCTAAACCTGCTGCGACCCGTGTCCACCGGTGTGTGTGTCGCCGTCACCGACATCGTGTCGCTGGGCAAGCGCAGTGGAGTGGCGCGCATCGACATTAGCAACGGCGACAAAGCCGTCTGCGTAGCCCAGGGCACGGTCACGATCGTGAACGCCGCGGGCAACGCACTATGA
- a CDS encoding alpha/beta fold hydrolase, which produces MTSAVQHRVRTQDGIALAADCYGHDDARPVVLLLHGGGQNRHAWSTSARRLHACGYTVVAYDTRGHGDSDWDPAGRYDIERLATDLLAVREHFSAYTAPAVVGASLGGMTVLGTHLLTSGASWAAVVLVDVTPRLEFQGARRVVTFMAAHPDGFSTLSDAAEVIAAYNPHRSRPANVDGLRKVLRQRHDGRWIWRWDPAFIHSNFDFLRDESTTGTEQFDAISHLLIDGARRVNAPTLLVRGLLSDVVSQATVDEFKQLVPHAETVDVSGTGHMIAGDDNDAFGCAVTEFLGRNLL; this is translated from the coding sequence ATGACCTCCGCCGTGCAGCATCGGGTCCGAACCCAGGACGGGATCGCCCTGGCTGCGGACTGCTACGGCCACGATGACGCCCGTCCCGTCGTGCTGCTCCTGCACGGCGGCGGCCAGAACCGGCACGCGTGGAGCACTTCAGCGCGTCGCCTCCACGCATGCGGATACACAGTCGTCGCCTACGACACCCGCGGTCACGGCGACAGCGACTGGGACCCAGCCGGCAGGTACGACATCGAGCGACTCGCGACCGATCTTCTCGCCGTGCGCGAGCACTTCAGCGCCTATACCGCCCCTGCGGTCGTAGGTGCATCCCTTGGGGGCATGACCGTGCTCGGCACGCATCTGTTGACATCCGGGGCGTCGTGGGCGGCGGTCGTCCTGGTCGACGTCACCCCGCGACTTGAATTCCAGGGCGCCCGTCGCGTGGTGACGTTCATGGCCGCACATCCCGATGGCTTTAGCACCCTCTCTGACGCCGCAGAGGTGATCGCCGCGTACAACCCCCATCGCTCGCGCCCGGCCAACGTCGACGGCCTGCGCAAGGTGCTACGGCAGCGTCACGACGGCCGCTGGATCTGGCGGTGGGACCCGGCATTCATTCACTCCAACTTCGACTTTCTCCGCGACGAATCGACCACGGGAACGGAGCAATTCGACGCAATCAGCCACCTGCTGATCGACGGAGCCCGACGGGTCAATGCCCCAACACTTCTCGTAAGGGGCCTCTTGTCCGACGTGGTCTCCCAAGCCACCGTCGACGAGTTCAAGCAACTGGTTCCCCACGCCGAGACCGTCGACGTATCCGGCACCGGACACATGATCGCCGGCGACGACAACGACGCCTTCGGCTGCGCCGTCACCGAGTTCCTCGGCCGGAACCTCCTGTAG